ATCTGGCATTTCTCTCTGGGGACCCGTTAGGACTCGATCCGTTCTTGGAGCAGGTACTCAGGTTCAATCGCTCGGTTATCAATCGTCCAGAGAGTGATGTCCAGGTCGTGCATGCTCATGACTGGCTGAGCATTTTGGCAGGTGTGTGTCTGAAAAGGCGCTATGGCTGCAAGCTAGTATGGCATGTGCATTCGCTACAGAGTGATCGTGTAGGCTATCACGATCATGGCTTGATTTATCATTTGGAAAAATGGGGGGCGGAACAAGCGGACTGTATCGTCGCGGTCAGTCATTACACCAAACGTGTCCTCTGTGAAACTTATGCAGCATCACCTGAGAAGGTTCGCGTCGTTCATAACGGGATCGAGACTGAGCGTGGGCCGGTGACGCCTTTTGGTAGCCGGAAGAAGGTTTTATTCCTCGGGCGAATGACTGGCCAGAAGGCTCCTGAGTTTATGGTGGAGGTAGCCAGAGAGCTCCTGAGACATGAACCCAGTGCGCACATTATTTTGGCAGGCGAGGGAGAACGGCTGCCGGTACTGCGTGAAGTGGTGAATTTTAGAAAGCTGCAGGGAAGTATCCATTTTGTGGGGCGAGTTCATCCTGACCGGGTTCGCGGCCTGCTGGAGAACGTGGATGTGCTCTGCCTTCCCTCTTTGTCCGAGCCGTTTGGACTGGTGGCTTTGGAGGCGGCGATGGCGGGTGTGGCCGTGGTGATGTCTGATCGCTGTGGTGCATCCGAAGTGCTTTCCTCTGCCAGAGTGGTCAGGGAACTGCATCACTATGAATGGGCTGGTGCGATCCAAGAGATATTTGCTCAGGATCAGACAGGAGAAATTCGCCGGCAGGTACAAAAAGAAGCAGCGTCACGCTCGTGGCATGACGCAGCTGGAGAAATGATGAAGATCTATACTGATCTTGTCAGCTGATTATCTGCCTCGGCCAAGACCAGTGATCGCTGGGACAATGCAGAGACCAGCCCATGCCAAGAAGCCAATCACAAGGCCTGTGGTGATGGAGGAAGTGTGCTCCATGGAGCCGACTTTCTTGCTGTCCTTTGGTGCGTCTACAGAAGTTTCAGGGGACTCGGTGTCTGCAGATGTCTCTGTAGTGTCGGGAGTTTCTTCAGTTACGGTGCTAGGGTCGATGAGGTCAGCAACGGTGAGCATAGGTTTGCCCACTTCGCTACGCAGAGCTTTGACTTCGTCTGCAGAGACCGGACCAGAGTTGTTGCCGAAGTGGCTGCGGATATAGGTGAGAACTGCTGCGATTTCTTCGTCAGACTGGTTAGCAAGAGGAGCCATTACACTGTTGTACTCGACGCCTTTTACTTTGATTGGTCCGCTGAGACCACGAAGTTGAATACGAATGAGGTTCTCAACCGGACCGTTAACCCACTCTGACTCAGTGAGTGGAGGGAATGCTCCGGGGATGCCTTGGCCTTCAGCTTGGTGGCATGCTGCACAAGTTGCGTATACGGTTTTACCATCAGCAGCAAATGCGTTGGAAAGAGTCAGGGAAGTAAGTGCGATAAGGAGACTGATCGTTCTCATGGTGTCGGTGAATAAAATCTGACTGCTCAGTAGCCTCAGAACTACTGAGGTTCAAGGAAAATACCTCGCGATCACTGTCAGAGGTGGTTTCTACTCTTTTGGTTTTTTCAGATCTTCTGCTTTCAGCAATGGTTTCTTGGCCTCATGTCTTAATGCTTTGACCTGGTCTGGCGTGACGGCAGGGGCCTTGTTGCCGAAGTTACTGCGGATGTAGGTGAGTACTGCGGCGATTTCTTCGTCCGATTGTTGGGCCTGAGCTGGCATGACGTTGTTATACTCGACTCCTTTGACGGTGATTGGCCCCTGCAGGC
Above is a genomic segment from Rubritalea squalenifaciens DSM 18772 containing:
- a CDS encoding c-type cytochrome; this translates as MRTISLLIALTSLTLSNAFAADGKTVYATCAACHQAEGQGIPGAFPPLTESEWVNGPVENLIRIQLRGLSGPIKVKGVEYNSVMAPLANQSDEEIAAVLTYIRSHFGNNSGPVSADEVKALRSEVGKPMLTVADLIDPSTVTEETPDTTETSADTESPETSVDAPKDSKKVGSMEHTSSITTGLVIGFLAWAGLCIVPAITGLGRGR
- a CDS encoding glycosyltransferase family 4 protein codes for the protein MPPQPESYPSVLHLCWEFPPRLEGGLGQACAGLVSALKDSLWVNVFSPDEGGHVYEPLISQGVNKRGVANIGTYQNSYANVGDLRGMEDMESFYLAFLSGDPLGLDPFLEQVLRFNRSVINRPESDVQVVHAHDWLSILAGVCLKRRYGCKLVWHVHSLQSDRVGYHDHGLIYHLEKWGAEQADCIVAVSHYTKRVLCETYAASPEKVRVVHNGIETERGPVTPFGSRKKVLFLGRMTGQKAPEFMVEVARELLRHEPSAHIILAGEGERLPVLREVVNFRKLQGSIHFVGRVHPDRVRGLLENVDVLCLPSLSEPFGLVALEAAMAGVAVVMSDRCGASEVLSSARVVRELHHYEWAGAIQEIFAQDQTGEIRRQVQKEAASRSWHDAAGEMMKIYTDLVS